In Deltaproteobacteria bacterium, a single window of DNA contains:
- the pdxA gene encoding 4-hydroxythreonine-4-phosphate dehydrogenase PdxA: protein MLPRIAVTMGDPAGIGPEIVVMAHTIPDIFSVCIPVVYGDPEVIRRAAAVIGASVEIVPADEAPAPGRIAVLSLSALSLEEVPFGKRTAAGSRAMADYIRAAAVDVLAARADAVVTCPITKEGLKLAGVRHPGHTEYLAELCGGAEVVMMLAGDRLRVALATIHVSLRRALELLSPRIIEKTIRITDSFFRKYMGAGSPRIAVAGVNPHAGEGGLFGDEEATLVAPAVAACAADGILATGPYPPDTVFHRAWKGEFDVVVAMTHDHGLIPLKLVHFEDGVNVTMGLPIIRTSVDHGTAYDIAGKGIASPASLLAAIRMAAEMAKAKR from the coding sequence ATGCTTCCGCGCATCGCCGTGACGATGGGAGACCCGGCCGGCATCGGACCGGAGATCGTCGTCATGGCGCACACTATCCCGGATATTTTCTCGGTCTGCATTCCTGTGGTGTACGGGGACCCGGAGGTTATTCGCCGCGCCGCCGCCGTAATCGGAGCGTCCGTCGAGATCGTCCCTGCGGACGAGGCTCCCGCTCCGGGAAGGATAGCCGTGCTGTCCCTTTCCGCTCTATCCCTCGAGGAGGTTCCTTTCGGAAAACGGACCGCCGCCGGGTCCCGGGCGATGGCGGACTACATCCGCGCGGCCGCGGTTGACGTCCTTGCGGCGCGGGCCGACGCTGTCGTAACCTGCCCCATCACGAAGGAGGGACTGAAACTCGCAGGCGTGCGGCACCCGGGGCATACGGAGTACCTCGCCGAACTGTGCGGAGGGGCGGAGGTGGTCATGATGCTCGCAGGGGACCGGCTGCGCGTGGCGCTCGCGACCATCCACGTATCGCTGCGCCGGGCGCTGGAACTTCTTTCACCCCGGATCATCGAAAAAACGATACGGATCACCGACTCCTTCTTCCGTAAATACATGGGTGCGGGCTCTCCCCGGATCGCCGTGGCGGGAGTAAATCCCCATGCCGGAGAGGGGGGGCTGTTCGGAGACGAGGAGGCAACGTTGGTTGCTCCGGCGGTCGCCGCATGCGCAGCCGACGGAATCCTTGCTACCGGCCCGTATCCGCCGGACACGGTGTTCCATCGCGCCTGGAAAGGGGAATTCGACGTCGTGGTGGCGATGACGCACGACCATGGACTGATACCATTGAAGCTCGTCCATTTCGAGGACGGGGTCAACGTGACCATGGGTCTCCCCATCATACGCACCTCGGTGGACCACGGAACCGCATACGACATCGCGGGGAAGGGGATCGCAAGCCCCGCGAGCCTGCTTGCCGCGATCCGGATGGCCGCGGAGATGGCGAAGGCGAAAAGGTAG
- a CDS encoding peptidyl-prolyl cis-trans isomerase, with translation MKKMRLPAILLFCILAAAQAIPAQARVVDGVVAVVDDDPITFSEVRDAAAEGLGIPVGDADLYLREEKDTRRILHWIETLVESVLLHKELKKLGQDIQEPDINRAVESVRRNNNLSEADFKEALVREGISLEGYRRRLRWQMERGAIVRAKKLKDVTVTDEEVKIYYKENAERFREGGEVRLMTLYLPLPPEDAGPDRVVRLRIAAQQANEYVRAGRALSDVSELISKTLPGTSVLTSNFVKTSDLLPEIQKEIRRLRTFETSPTFFMENGAYLVHVKERQGGTLPEFSNLKDALAEEIADRRSEKAYADILAELKKTASIDIRL, from the coding sequence ATGAAAAAAATGCGGTTACCGGCGATCCTGCTCTTCTGCATCCTTGCGGCGGCGCAGGCGATCCCGGCCCAGGCAAGGGTCGTCGACGGCGTAGTTGCCGTTGTTGACGACGATCCGATCACTTTTTCCGAGGTCCGCGATGCGGCGGCCGAGGGGCTCGGCATCCCGGTCGGCGACGCAGACCTGTACCTGCGGGAAGAGAAGGACACCCGGCGGATACTCCACTGGATCGAGACGCTCGTGGAGTCGGTCCTGCTCCACAAGGAGCTGAAGAAGCTCGGGCAGGACATCCAGGAGCCGGACATCAACCGGGCGGTGGAATCCGTCCGAAGGAACAACAACCTTTCGGAGGCGGATTTCAAGGAGGCGCTCGTCCGTGAGGGGATCTCCCTGGAAGGATACCGGAGGCGCCTGCGGTGGCAGATGGAACGCGGCGCGATCGTCCGCGCGAAGAAGCTGAAGGACGTCACCGTGACGGACGAGGAAGTCAAGATTTACTACAAGGAGAACGCGGAGCGGTTCCGCGAGGGGGGGGAAGTCCGGCTCATGACCCTTTATCTCCCGCTTCCGCCCGAGGATGCGGGACCCGACCGCGTTGTCCGCCTGCGTATCGCCGCGCAGCAGGCGAATGAATATGTCCGGGCCGGCAGGGCGCTTTCCGACGTGTCGGAGCTGATTTCGAAGACCCTTCCCGGAACGTCGGTCCTTACGTCGAATTTCGTGAAAACCTCCGACCTGCTCCCGGAGATCCAGAAGGAGATCAGGCGCCTGCGCACATTCGAGACCTCCCCTACGTTCTTCATGGAGAACGGAGCATACCTGGTCCACGTGAAGGAACGGCAGGGCGGAACGCTGCCCGAATTTTCGAACCTGAAGGACGCGCTGGCAGAGGAAATCGCCGACCGGCGGAGCGAGAAGGCGTACGCCGACATCCTGGCGGAACTGAAAAAAACCGCTTCGATCGACATCCGGCTGTAA
- a CDS encoding peptidyl-prolyl cis-trans isomerase, with product MRKLSVVLLVGTIPFLWACSGIEKGKTDRILATVNGQPITEATLEEEAKSLPPYVRPILETPQGRAQFLESLITRDLLMQEALRRGFDRKEEVRERLNMARRSILLEALLKDVTEKAPGLSDDALRKFYEANVDSFRVGDRVRVSHVLFKDRAQAEAMARQSRSGTPFEELMKQASKEGGVTADLGFIERGKFDKTFEAAAFAAPTGSVAGPVRTSYGYHLIQVGEKKPAGLQPFEEVKGQIAADLREQAQRDAFETLLAQVKQKAKVQVVGAPAGEPPPPPGAPAPQPGPADKPAGREQAPAGGPVSPHGGR from the coding sequence ATGCGCAAGTTATCCGTGGTGCTGCTCGTGGGGACGATCCCGTTCCTGTGGGCCTGCAGCGGAATCGAGAAGGGGAAGACGGACAGGATTCTCGCCACGGTCAACGGCCAGCCGATAACCGAGGCGACCCTGGAAGAAGAGGCGAAGTCCCTTCCCCCCTATGTCCGGCCGATCCTGGAAACCCCGCAGGGCAGGGCGCAGTTCCTTGAAAGCCTGATAACCCGGGACCTGCTCATGCAGGAAGCGCTTCGCCGCGGGTTCGATCGCAAGGAGGAGGTCCGCGAGCGGCTGAACATGGCGCGCAGGTCGATACTCCTGGAAGCGCTCCTTAAAGACGTTACGGAGAAGGCGCCGGGCCTGTCCGACGACGCGCTGCGCAAATTCTACGAAGCGAACGTGGATAGTTTCCGCGTCGGCGATCGGGTGCGGGTAAGCCATGTTCTCTTCAAGGACCGCGCGCAGGCCGAGGCGATGGCCCGGCAGTCCAGGTCCGGCACGCCGTTCGAGGAGTTGATGAAACAGGCGTCGAAGGAGGGCGGCGTAACGGCGGACCTGGGGTTCATCGAGCGCGGGAAGTTCGACAAGACGTTCGAAGCCGCGGCGTTCGCGGCGCCCACCGGGTCGGTTGCCGGACCCGTCCGGACATCCTACGGATACCACCTGATCCAGGTGGGGGAGAAGAAGCCCGCCGGGCTCCAGCCCTTCGAGGAGGTCAAGGGGCAGATCGCGGCCGACCTGCGGGAGCAGGCGCAGCGCGACGCGTTCGAGACGCTCCTTGCGCAGGTAAAGCAGAAGGCGAAGGTCCAGGTCGTGGGCGCTCCCGCAGGGGAACCGCCCCCGCCTCCGGGGGCTCCGGCCCCGCAGCCCGGACCGGCGGACAAGCCGGCGGGCCGTGAGCAGGCTCCGGCCGGGGGGCCGGTTTCGCCGCACGGGGGGCGCTGA
- a CDS encoding peptidyl-prolyl cis-trans isomerase, translating to MLANVTSRMALAAALAALLISCSRDPAPRSDADVVVAQVDGAPISLKDLKNEIAAQRGLAPAADSGGAAPSISTKSAGRREAQEALRLLIERSVVLAEGERLGIAVSGAEVEKEVERFRADFPPGGLEKAIIQTGRDMESWRRELARSLLYRKSAAAIADSRASVTREEVEQVFRRREREFSRPERIRVRQFLFDSEENARTARGKILEGEGPDKVVERFSSGDVRPTAADLGEVTREDLPEEIAAELFSLNEGGVSGIVPREGSYSLFVVVRKEPAHALSLAAAAPEIREGLLRSRREDAFRSWLRAKVGKADIRVQETLLDRMTEGGK from the coding sequence ATGCTGGCTAACGTCACGTCCAGGATGGCCCTTGCCGCCGCGCTGGCGGCCCTTCTTATTTCCTGCTCGCGGGACCCGGCGCCGCGTTCCGATGCGGACGTCGTCGTGGCCCAGGTCGACGGGGCTCCCATCTCACTGAAAGACTTGAAGAACGAGATCGCCGCGCAGAGGGGGCTTGCACCCGCCGCCGATTCCGGGGGCGCCGCCCCCTCCATTTCAACGAAAAGCGCAGGGCGCAGGGAGGCGCAGGAAGCATTGCGGCTCCTCATCGAACGGTCGGTCGTTCTTGCCGAGGGGGAGCGTCTCGGGATAGCCGTTTCAGGCGCCGAGGTGGAAAAGGAAGTCGAACGGTTCCGTGCCGACTTTCCTCCCGGCGGACTGGAGAAGGCGATTATCCAGACGGGGAGGGATATGGAATCGTGGCGGAGAGAACTCGCCCGCTCTCTTCTTTATCGGAAGTCCGCGGCGGCCATAGCCGACTCCCGCGCGTCGGTGACCCGGGAGGAAGTCGAGCAGGTTTTCCGCCGCCGGGAAAGGGAATTTTCCCGTCCCGAACGGATCCGGGTGCGCCAGTTCCTGTTCGATTCCGAGGAAAACGCCCGAACCGCACGGGGTAAGATATTGGAAGGCGAGGGCCCTGATAAGGTCGTAGAGCGTTTTTCCTCCGGAGATGTCCGTCCCACGGCTGCCGACCTTGGGGAAGTCACCCGGGAAGACCTTCCCGAGGAAATCGCCGCGGAGCTTTTCTCGCTGAATGAGGGCGGCGTGAGCGGAATCGTTCCGAGGGAGGGAAGCTACAGCCTGTTCGTGGTGGTCCGTAAAGAGCCCGCCCACGCGCTTTCCCTTGCCGCGGCCGCGCCGGAAATCCGCGAGGGGCTGCTGCGCAGCCGCAGGGAGGACGCGTTCCGGTCATGGCTGCGGGCGAAGGTCGGCAAGGCGGACATCCGGGTCCAGGAAACGCTGCTCGACCGGATGACAGAGGGGGGAAAATGA
- the uvrA gene encoding excinuclease ABC subunit UvrA yields MALDRIVVRGAREHNLKNVDVEIPRDRLVVITGVSGSGKSSLAFDTIYAEGQRRYVESLSAYARQFLEQMEKPDVDVIEGLSPAISIEQKQVSKNPRSTVGTVTEIYDYLRLLYSSIGTVHCPSCGKEIRRQTVTQIVDAVMGMGEGEKIQVLSPVVRGRKGEYRKELAKFVKDGFTRAIVDGAPRDLEEDIALDRNRKHDIDVVVDRIRISPASQGRLADSVALALSLSGGLVRIADSRGKGALYSEKFACTDCAVSIPEIAPRLFSFNSPHGACPECDGLGSTIYFDPDLVVPDPEKSIREGAIDPWKKRTTIYYYQMLETLSKHFGFSLHTPYGKLPARAKEILMHGSNEPVRFFLEEGDRRHFFTRPFEGVIGNLERRFRETGSEDIRDELARYMNNRPCRSCGGARLKKEALCVRVGGLSIYDLTKLSVKDAKEFFKALTLTRKEEQIGSRILKEIRSRLSFLRNVGLSYLSLDRASGTLSGGEGQRIRLATQIGSQLMGVLYILDEPSIGLHQRDNRKLLLTLKDLRDLGNTVLVVEHDEETIRSADYVIDMGPGAGEHGGAVVASGPPEEIVGNGASLTGQYLSGRKRIDVPRTRRRPNGNFLAVSGCRANNLKNIDVSFPLGVITCVTGVSGSGKSTLVLDTLYRALAQKIFGSRERPGAHNALSGIHLVDKVINIDQSPIGRTPRSNPATYSGAFTPIRDLFAMLPESKTRGYRPGRYSFNVKGGRCEACEGDGILKIEMHFMPDVYVTCEECGGKRYNRETLEIAYKGKTIADVLDMTVDQALEFLSNIPPIRGKLSTLSRVGLGYIRLGQPATTLSGGEAQRVKLARELSKRATGKTVYLLDEPTTGLHFDDIRKLLSVLQMFAEAGNTVIIIEHNLDVIKTADHVIDLGPEGGDLGGEVVACGTPEEIARNPRSATGSFLKKVLNGGKNPPYEEISGVAGSG; encoded by the coding sequence GTGGCTCTCGACCGGATCGTCGTGCGCGGCGCGCGCGAGCACAACCTGAAGAACGTCGACGTGGAGATCCCGCGCGACCGCCTGGTAGTCATCACCGGCGTATCCGGCTCGGGCAAGTCCTCCCTCGCCTTCGACACGATCTACGCGGAGGGGCAGCGCAGGTACGTGGAGTCGCTGTCGGCGTACGCGCGCCAGTTCCTGGAGCAGATGGAGAAGCCCGACGTCGACGTGATCGAAGGGCTATCCCCCGCCATTTCCATCGAGCAGAAGCAGGTCAGCAAGAACCCCCGTTCCACCGTGGGCACCGTCACCGAAATATACGACTACCTGAGGCTGTTGTACTCATCGATCGGAACGGTGCACTGCCCGTCCTGCGGCAAGGAGATCCGGAGGCAAACGGTTACGCAGATCGTGGACGCCGTCATGGGGATGGGAGAGGGGGAAAAGATCCAGGTACTGTCCCCGGTCGTCCGCGGAAGGAAAGGGGAGTATCGAAAGGAGCTCGCGAAATTCGTCAAGGACGGCTTCACCCGGGCGATCGTCGACGGCGCGCCGAGGGACCTCGAGGAGGATATCGCCCTCGACAGGAACCGGAAGCACGACATCGACGTGGTGGTGGACCGTATACGCATCTCCCCCGCTTCGCAGGGGCGGCTCGCCGACTCCGTGGCGCTCGCACTTTCCCTTTCGGGCGGGCTGGTCCGCATCGCGGACTCCAGGGGCAAGGGCGCTCTCTACAGCGAAAAGTTCGCATGCACCGACTGCGCCGTCAGCATCCCCGAAATCGCGCCGCGGCTATTCTCCTTCAACAGCCCGCACGGCGCCTGCCCCGAATGCGACGGTCTCGGCAGCACGATCTATTTCGACCCCGACCTAGTCGTCCCCGACCCGGAAAAAAGCATCCGCGAGGGTGCGATCGACCCGTGGAAGAAGCGAACGACGATCTATTACTACCAGATGCTGGAAACGCTCTCGAAACATTTCGGATTCTCCCTGCACACCCCCTACGGGAAGCTTCCCGCACGGGCGAAGGAGATCCTCATGCACGGGTCGAACGAGCCGGTGCGGTTTTTCCTCGAAGAGGGAGACCGGCGCCACTTCTTCACCCGGCCGTTCGAGGGGGTTATCGGGAACCTGGAGCGCCGCTTCCGGGAAACCGGCTCGGAGGATATCCGCGACGAGCTGGCGCGGTACATGAACAACCGGCCGTGCCGTTCCTGCGGCGGGGCACGCCTTAAAAAAGAGGCCCTCTGCGTCAGGGTCGGAGGCCTGTCCATTTACGATCTGACGAAGCTCTCCGTCAAGGATGCGAAGGAATTCTTCAAGGCGCTCACCCTCACCCGGAAGGAGGAGCAGATCGGGTCGCGGATCCTGAAGGAGATCCGGTCCCGGCTTTCGTTCCTGCGAAACGTCGGGCTTTCCTATCTATCCCTGGACCGCGCCTCCGGCACCCTGTCCGGCGGGGAAGGGCAGAGGATCCGGCTGGCGACGCAGATCGGGTCGCAGCTCATGGGGGTGCTCTACATACTCGACGAGCCCTCGATCGGGCTGCACCAGCGGGATAACCGCAAGCTTCTCCTCACCTTGAAGGACCTTCGGGACCTGGGGAACACGGTGCTCGTCGTGGAGCACGACGAAGAGACGATCCGCTCCGCGGATTACGTGATCGACATGGGGCCCGGCGCGGGTGAGCACGGCGGGGCGGTGGTGGCGTCGGGGCCGCCGGAGGAGATCGTGGGGAACGGGGCGTCCCTCACGGGGCAGTACCTTTCGGGGAGGAAACGGATCGACGTGCCGCGGACCCGCAGGCGCCCGAACGGGAATTTCCTTGCCGTTTCCGGATGCCGTGCAAACAATCTGAAGAACATAGACGTCTCGTTCCCGCTCGGCGTGATCACCTGCGTCACCGGCGTCTCCGGCTCCGGCAAGTCGACGCTCGTCCTCGACACCCTCTACCGGGCGCTCGCCCAGAAGATATTCGGTTCCCGCGAGCGGCCGGGCGCCCACAACGCGCTTTCCGGCATCCACCTGGTGGACAAGGTCATCAACATCGATCAATCGCCCATCGGGAGAACTCCGCGGTCGAACCCCGCCACATATTCCGGCGCCTTCACTCCCATCCGCGACCTGTTCGCCATGCTCCCGGAGAGCAAGACGCGCGGGTACCGTCCCGGCCGCTACTCCTTCAACGTCAAAGGGGGAAGGTGCGAGGCTTGCGAGGGGGACGGCATCCTTAAAATCGAGATGCACTTCATGCCGGACGTCTACGTCACCTGCGAGGAGTGCGGCGGGAAGCGATACAACCGCGAGACGCTGGAGATCGCCTACAAGGGGAAAACCATCGCAGACGTGCTCGACATGACCGTCGACCAGGCGCTGGAATTCCTCTCGAACATCCCGCCGATCCGCGGCAAGCTTTCCACCCTGTCGCGGGTGGGGCTCGGATACATCCGCCTGGGGCAACCGGCCACGACCCTTTCCGGGGGCGAAGCGCAGCGAGTGAAGCTTGCCCGCGAGCTCTCCAAGAGGGCCACGGGAAAGACCGTATATCTTTTGGACGAGCCCACCACGGGGCTTCACTTCGACGACATCAGGAAGCTTCTTTCGGTTCTTCAGATGTTCGCCGAGGCGGGGAACACGGTCATAATCATCGAGCACAACCTTGACGTCATCAAGACGGCCGACCACGTGATAGACCTCGGCCCCGAAG